In Carassius auratus strain Wakin unplaced genomic scaffold, ASM336829v1 scaf_tig00214720, whole genome shotgun sequence, the genomic window ATTTATAGTCTCTTAAAATTGCTTATTGTTCTACATGATTTCATCTCTTCACATTAAACATTTGCCCATAGGCTAATATTCAAATAATTGTGAGCTAGGTGTTACACCATGCAGTTTTGGCTAATAAATCATGGTcaaaaacacttcaacaaaaaacttttttctttatttcacgtTATGTAGGCTATGACATTTTGTAGATAGCTTCCGACCAGGATGAAAGTGATAACATTCATCTTCAAGCGTAGAtctgtaaataattttaaaaaaggaaCGTTAACCGCGATTGACATTGAGATTTTTCTTACACTGCCTGTATAATTTCCTGATAATTTCTCCATTCCCCGTCAATATACCGGCCGTTACCCATACTTCATTATTTAATGAAGtagataaattattaaagtttgtGGATAAAAACTACTTCATATGTATTCACTTGCCACATACTGAATTATTTCCAATTCCCCAAAAACGTTGTTGAAAtattttgtcccgttgcttttataGACTCTATATCTATATGGGCTTCTCTCTTGATGTCTCCCCAattgcctgagagcttctcctcctgtctgtacggtaatttctctactgtgcgacagagagtcgagtggttatgagtAGTTATAccctttttttacaaaaactgtttctacggggccataatgtaacatagaaggtaatggagccctttatacattgtcgtgtatctttagaaataaataatggacaaacggagtctttaaatgcctcagatgtaaagttattcgctgatGATTCAATGTTTGAGAGGTTGATATGCTGTCTAAAACATATGTTGCCAAATTCTATGCATGCAGGACATTTCCATACATGTTGATGAAATTAAAACATAGCCTACACCAAAACATAACCTCTTAGATTTGCCATTATTGTCATATGTGTGGGTATGTTTACTGCCTCTGCCACAGCTGTGCAGGTGAACCTAAAGCCCAAGATGGTCAGTGTGGGGACTCAAACGACTTTCAGGATGCAAACTTCCACCCCCTCACGACATCTCAAACTTGTCACCCCCACCAAAAGTGAGATAATTTAAAACCAACATAGaccaactttttttaattttcatttttgtgtatcTGGTAGTTTGAATGACATCCCCCTCCCCTCCTCCTTTTTTCAGTTTAGTGGCATTGATAAattctaggggtgctccgatcacgatcggccgatcgttatgcgcatctcgtcagtaaagtcggttttctaatcagcggttaattccatcaggtgcatgatttcacatagagcagctgttactacacagagccgttgttaacagagaagatgcgccaataaacgctgaaaattaacgtgatttgcgcatcttctggAACCAGGTACAGTACACAGTATGTAGAATTATGCATGCTCTATAATTCCTATGCAGGATAATCTCATGTGTGTCCATTGAAAACAaaaatctgtctgtctatctgtctgtctgtctacatatCTTGGTCTTTGCAGGCTCAATGGTAGCAATAAAACTGGAAAGCATTGTCAAAAAGACGTCCTTACTGAAGGATGTGAGACAGCTGTCTCCACAGCTGCAGACTTTCTCCCTTGAAGCCTTCCACTCCCTCATCCCACATTTCAGGCCCAAGCACACTGGATTTTCATACCTAGGCATGTATAGCAGGTCAGTGCTGTAAATCTGCAaaaggatattaatatccaaagtatagtgaaaacactattaattgaCTATTAATTAAGCCTCTCAGAGGctttttttatacccaatcatgttgccagttgGTCCCTGGCtgttccggcctcttattgctacctgtcccaacttttttgaaatgtgtagctctcatgaaatccaaaatgagccaatatttggcatggatttcaaaatgtctcactttcaacatttgatatgttatctgtattctattgtgaataagatataagtttatgagatttgtcaattattccattccttttttacttacaatttgtacagtgtcccaacatttttgCAATTGGGTTTGTACTTCACTAGTAATCCACCCATTATTTAGGAGTTGGACACTTGCCATTCCTTTAGGGACAACTGTTGTTTCTGGGGAGGTCAAAACGATGCCCCACTCACAATGCCCCCGAGGCGGCGGTGTCCGCTCACCATTCCCATGAGGCGCCACTACCCTCTCAGGCGGCGGCGTCCGCTCACAGTCTCCTCGAGGTGGCAGCGGTGTCCACTCTCTGTTCTCCCGAGGTGGCAGCAGTGGTGGTGTCTGCTCTCATTTCCCCAAAGGCATGATGTGAGAGAGAAGAATATATAGCCAAGGGCAATGGGCAACAgttgtgggtgtgggtgtgtgtgtgagtgggtgaaaCAGGCGTGCGGAGTGAAGGTAATGAAggcaagggagaaacacaggtggatcaactaaacaataatgaggtgacaaggtgggcggggtcagaaaaagacaggagagagcacattgcaccaaacaaacacaacactcacagaagacagtgacagaacccctcccttaaggagtggATTCCAGACACTACAAAGTTAGAAATCACGGAGGGAGGCGGAACGGAGGTGAATCAGGGGGAGAGATGGAGGGCCAGGCCCTCTTCTTCAGTTCCCCCGTGTTGGCGGCGGTGTCCGCTCTCAGTTCCCTTGGGGCGAACCTATCTACATCTTTCTCCAGGCCCTCCATCCAAGTTCAATGGAACCTTCTGAGAGATGAATTTCCCTGTTTTGTAATGGTTCAGACAAGTCTATAAGTTTTTCTTAAGCATCCAACATTAGTCCCAAATTGATAACAAAACCCTATAAGGATAATTTAGCTGCAAAGACCGTCATACATGCACCTTTTAGTCACTGCGAGACGACCTTCTGACAACTTTTTTTGTAATGCTAGATAGGGCTATATATAACCACCATTTAGCATTTAATGTTTTGAGATTAATTTTGAATTAGTCAGATGGTAGATAATTAGatacttttaatatacttttacctaaatatcaaatgtaaaaaaaaatccgaACATTTTAGTAACTAAGCAGAATTGTATTAGGTTTAGTAACAATAGTTTATATTGTTTACATGGTACAATTTCTGATAAGCTACTTTTTTTATTGCTTGACAGAAATTTtatgctttcaattcagtgcagtgcTTGTGATTCGATTCAACATTGACTCGTTTGGATAAATATTAGGTAGGTTAAACAAGATAGGCATTCATTTTTCtcaaggcaaaaaaataaaaaaatgtaactcaCCTAATCAGCCCAGACATATAATGTATCCTGCTCTGTCTCGTCTGTctgtctccgtgtcctctttgctttgcGATTTTACTGTGTGTgggaaaattgatgtgtggcttCATGTGAGAGCGCAAATGCGTGAGAGTTGCCAGCTATGGCCTTAGCAGACAAATCAAATGGAAAACTAAACAGTTCAAACGAGGCTCGAATCAGTCACATTAGAAAATTAAGTTGTAGGTTGTGTTTGATGCATGAAATTTCATCCAgggcaaatacacacacacaaacacacacacacacatatagagacATTAAATACCGAAAACAGGTCAATAATAGATTAAACGATCAACAATACATTAGTGTCAATCAACAACCATATGCCTAAATCCCCCTCATGTGATGCACAACAATCCattgctgcacatcagaactatattcttagttttttctcattgtgatggttGATAaagggaatttggcctttgtgttccACATTTATATTTCCGGTGAaacaggaagtcatggctggataatttcatgttcctACAGTCACCCTggtgtgctgaaaaaaaaagtaaatgagtGAGAATGCAGATCTTCAGATATTTTACTCCTAATCATTTCTAGGACTACAAACAATTGTGGCCAATATGTATAagatagaaatataaatatatttttgtgataaaaaaaaaaaaaatatatatatatatatatatatatatatatatatatatatatatatatatatatatatatatatatatatatatatatatatataatttcctttttttaaagatcCAAAGGTTAAAAAAGATCATATGTTCTTAGGGTGCCTACataactctctctttctctctctctctataaaacAGCTGCTTAATGGATTTATGTACaaacataataatagtaaaaaaataaaataaaaataaaatactgcaaacTGACAACAACAGCTGGTTGCAAGCATCCAAGAGTTAATTACAACATTTCTATGCATTCCTTTTCTATTATTGGACACATGATGTGTGCAGTTTGTGCACTTTGcttgctttcaaaaaaaaaaaattgttcaataacatttttgtttgttcgtttgtttgtttttattgccttttttaattgttaattgtaaGTCTACTCCTAGCTTCTTTTAAACTCTGTCCAGGAAAACCACTCCATTGTGGTTTAATTCATACACATTAATTCTACATTATGAACTCGAACTCATTTTTAACATGTTTGTTTTCATGACATATGATCCTATTTTAAGTTATCTGGTAAAAATAGTAAATTTCTATGCCCTTTTGTGATAAGAGGGAAGCGTGTGAACGGGACTTTTATTGTGGTGTGTAGATATGACGTCATAGTCTGCGACGCGCTCTCTGCATGTGTCGTGATTCGGCTGAAGGAACGTTTGTGTTTTAAGAACTTGATTACGTTAAAATCCATAGAAACCGTTCAGTGTAAAGTCACTCCTGAAGTGACACGATCATAAAGATggcgtttattaaagaggagagtgaagacttGCCGATTGAAGAAGCATTCAGTGTCAACAATGAAGAAGATattgaggaacaaacaggttcgTTTTCATTCTCAAAGCTCAACTCAGTGCAGCTCTACAGACAGATAATGTACAGCAGAAGTATATTACACAGATTGGTACAGAAGTAACTTAACTCTTGTAAGCTACTCGTGTTTGAGCTGTAAACTCTAAAATCTAATCTGTTAAATCTTAAATTAGATTTTGtagcaaaatgttttgtttttgttattttaaacaaaaattattttattcattctgaGATTATAGCCTGTGTAATTTTTCTACATCACTGTTAACAAATGTATGCCCATCATTTGAAAGGGTTGTGGCAAAAAGGGTATCAAAATGAACATAAATATCTAAAAGTTCATGATTAAATCTGTTCACAGGTAAACAAAATCTATTATGtctgcattaattaaaataaaaactaattaaaattgtcaatttgCGGCATTAAACCGATTTGTACACCAACGTACACATTCACGAGTAGCCAGTGAAAACCATTGGCAGATATTATGCAAAATTGCCAAAATATCAAGGCAACTATTTTAATTCTcaattcatgacccctttaatcccAGGACACACTAAGCTGACGTCAAAGAACTAGTGGTGACAAAAGTTGTTGTGTTAGCTGTGTCTCGGCCAGAACGCTAAACCAAAAGAAATAAAGGTGATTGTGAACTGTATGTACTTGTTTGTAAGTAAATATCTGTCTACATCAGCAGGTATCAGTCAACTATTTTcgtcatttaaaaaaaggaaaccgTCTGTACAGATGCAAACCGTAAACAAACCAACAATTGCTTACCATTTGAATATCAATCACGCtaatctgttttttaatttgcaatcagctcatgttttcattaaaatattcatgCATTCGAATGCTTGGGTATAGTGACATAAAATAAGACCAGCCTTCTGTACTTCACctctgtttaaattattttaggcTTTAAAGTTCAGCATAATTAAGGGGCGTGTCTACCTgagcgctaggtgggcgtggaaACTGCAAAAATGGTGATGGCCGCGTCCGCCCACTTTTGGCTTATCTATGGGTGAtgcacggacactacgtccatgtttttatacagtctatgggcgCGATGCAGAGCTGTGCTTCTCGTCCGGTCATACGTtcatttatttactgtaattacCAGCAAAACAGTAATAGGTCTGCCGTTCtgaaagcgccacctgctggcagataaTGGATGCTCATTTTCAACATGGCTGTTGTATCTGGAGGCTGCAGTTTTAAGGACCAGCATTTCTAGGAATTTTActtaatgttgtttttgtgtaaaatttTAGTTCTTAAGCCGCAGCACAGCGATTCACGACCGTTGTGTGACGCACacaacaaagtgcagtaaatgaTGAAACATTCACGGTACAAATCTGTGTGTCTATTAATctgttaatttaaaattatttgtatgcAAATACTAATTTGTAACAACCATCAGCACAATTAAGTGTTTTGCACCGACAATAAGTTAAATGAACTCAGAAGTTCATGCTAgctcttacattaaaaataagatgGAAAGATAAAGAATGAATTGTTTCCATAGATCTAGTCTTTGCATCTGTTTGTTTGATGTTTGAATCAGGTCTCCTCTCTGTTGGAATAGAATTGACTAGATGGCAAATAGGGTCCTAGAAATGCGGTTCTAGAACTGCAGTCTATGGTTTCTCAGGAACATAGTATTACAGACCCATGTTTTACCTTGCAGACACCCTAAGCATTAAATGTGAACTGGGGGATACATGagaagaaaatgtattataaaaattttaacagtaaaatgtttattattttacaatttattgattataattgtttaaatatacttttttgacATCCTTAATGGTTTAAAGGCTGAATTGTGAAGtgtatcattttataaaactttaatcTGTAACTTTAAATCAtactttttacagtcatttttcaGTTAAATGTTACTATTGACATTGCCACATGGCGATTAAGATGCTTCGAATGTCTAAATGGCTTGTGCCATTAAAATGGTCTTAATTTGcatgtctctttttttcttcgACCTGATAGTGCTGAAAAAGGAGAGTGAAATGCTGATGGAAACAGAAGGAGATGATCAATATAAAAATTGTGATTTCACATCAGAAGAAAAAACGTTTTGTTGCTCCCAGGCTGAAATTAAAACTGATTTCACCTCCCAACTGTTTGAAACGCACTTCAACCAAAATGAAAAGCTTAAGGTCTGCAAGAGCGTTAACTCTGGGGAGAAGACTCGTACCTGCCAACACTGTGGAAAGCATTTATCTAAAACTGTAAGCCTTAAAAGACACATGatcattcacactggagagaggccTTATAAGTGCATTCAGTGTGGAAGGTGTTTCCATTTTAAAGGAAACCTTAAagttcacatgagagttcatactggagagtgCCCTTTCATCTGCCAACTCTGTGGAAACAGGTTCCCTCTTAAGGGGACCCTTAAAaagcacatgagaattcacactggagagaaaccctaCACATGCTCTCAATGCGGAAAGAGTTTTGCTCATAAAGAAAGCCTTAACAGACACTCAAgaactcacactggagagaaaccttacgcATGCTCTCAATGCGGAACGATGTTTGCTCAAAAATTAACTCTTCGCAGACACATGAGAATACACAATGGAGAGAAGCCTCATAAATGccttcagtgtggaaagagtttcgcTCAAATTGGAAATCTTAAAGTCCACATGAGCgtacacactggagagaagcctttcacctgtcaacagtgtggaaaaagtttctgCTTTAAAGGAAACCTTACTTCCCACATGATAATTCACTCTGGAGAGAGCATCTTCACCTGCCAACAATGTGGAATGTGTTTCACTCGAAAAGGAAGCTTTAACAGACACATTGTAATTCACGCTAAAGAGAAGCATtttacctgccaacagtgtggaaagagttttgacCAACATGGAAACTTTATAGCCCACATGAGTGTTCACTCTAAAGAGAAATCCCACATGTGCACTCAATGTGGAAAGACTTACAGTCAAAAAGGACCCTTAAATtaccacatgagaattcactctGTTGAGACGGCCTACATATGCCCTCAGTGCGGAAAGAGGTTCAGTCACAAACGACACTTTAAAGATCACATAagtattcacactggagagaaacctttcacatGCCAACAATGTGGGAAAAGTTTCAACCGAAAAGGAAGCCTTACCCggcacatgagagttcacaccggagagaagccgtTTACGTGTGGCCACTGTGGAAAAAGTTATAGATCCAAAAGACCCCTTAAGTGCCACATGAGGATTcatttatgagagaactgttttTGTATGTTGGATTGAATTGATTTCACAGACAGGAAACGCCTGTGTAATGTGCTGATTATTGTTACATTGCTAAATTCCCTATTAATTTCCAGTGATTATGAGGGGAGTAAAGAAGCCAAAGGCATGAATTAGATTTAATTGTTTTGAACATTCAAATGACGAATGAACTACAGTGCTTTGCtaaagtattcataccccttcgttatTTTCACCTTTTGTTATGTTGCTGCCTTGCGTTAAAACTGCTATAAAAGGGTCCCTGGGTATTTAGACTTGTATAGCTTAATGATAATGTAGTAATTGTTGTCCTTACTAAAAATATGTAGTGGAATTCCCATTAAAGATATGTAATTTTTTCttaaatcagttttattaatatttttgaatatggGGGGCAACATTATTCTGATGACGTCAAATGGTTGCACTCGGTGAGCTAATGCCGCTACCTGTTGGTGTTTTTACCAGAGCACAAGTAGACAACATGGAATAGACCACTCAGAAGATAAAAAAGTGATATTATGACTGCAGCTACTGAAAGAGCTTCCAGGTGCTGATGGATATAAGAATAGGCTTAAACCAAATGCTGTACCATTGATTTTTCCCCACATGGAGTCTAAACGCCCCGGATCTCCAGGGAAATCCGCACTGAGAAACTCTTCCAGCGGCCTCAGCATCATGATTAGCGTCTGCATGTTTACATCTTAACATGCCGGTGTAGAGTTTCTTATCTCAGCGGTTTGTAAGCGGTTTCAGTAGCTGTGGTCCACTAAAATTTTATAACTCCACATGCATCTTCCCATTCTTTTCCCCTCTTCTTATCATTAGGATACCAGTGAAGTCTTATATTGCTTCTCTTGTTGCCCTCCAACTGAAAATTACAACCCAAAGCCACACAATGTTGTATTgcagtggtattgcaggtggatcgccaattactattaattaATACCAATTactagaaataataatattaatatatgtaaaattgttttgcatttcttttggaaatatgtttcaaaatcaTCCTGAATGGATTTATGTAAAGCATATCcgtgtgtgtcaaaatcatgtcacataaagatttaaaaaactgACCATGAAAAGAGTATTTCCCAGTGAATATGGTAAACCGATTAAATTTTTACCAAGTTTAAGGGGATAACCGTAGGTTTGGGTTGTTTggaaatctgtattttatttaactCGCCACCACTGCTCACAAACACAGACTTCCACTTGCCCttaaatttcaaaaagtaaaattcATAGTCAACAAAGCTTCTTTCCACATTCCCTAACAAAATTTTTTTGCACTGAATGCGCTGAACTATGTTCTTATTAGGGTTTCTGCGGGACCTCAAAACGTCTTCATTTTAACTGTTTACATTTAAGGCCATGAAAATTCTTAAATGATACAAAAAGTTATAAGAAGTCTTTGGGAATGGAAAGACAAGAATTGCAATATGGATCAATAAGACGATTAAACATCAAAAGGCTATGATTTcactgaataaacatgagcattgCACGTCAGCTTTGTGTACTGTGGTTAGCAGGGAAACCactatatttctgcatttttaaattgtcTTCTTAGGTTGTTTTGAGAATGTTCTGTGGGCCATTAAAGGAGCATTGAGTAGGTTCAGAAATTTCTAACCGTTACTGACACCAGTGACAATAAACTTTTCATTCTGAATTAGCATACCTGAACAAGTTTGTAGTTGACGAAATCCTTAAAAAACTAATTACAttagttatattttaatttcctttaataaaaaggaaattgaGTAAGACCGTGTAAGGTGTGTGGATGTGGATTAGTAATCTGGGGCCGGATTCACGAAAATCTTCTTAAGAAAGAAGTTAAGAAAAttcttaagatacattttaagaagttcttaaagctgcggtaggtaacttttgaagctctagcggttaataaacagaactgcttgcgtcttgcggaagaacatcgtaaccggaactacttctctctgtttatgtctatgaagaatcacaaaggtactgggttactccgccgcggtttCCCCGAAGCAATccaaaatagtccgaatataaacacttattataggtgcaccctagtgattaaGAACAGGCTTAAAACAtaatttggaaaatggattcatggtgtactcgcttattatatacattttgaacacaaacaaagttacggactgcagctctgattggttgtttcttaccgggagcgatggagtttctgcaaatggcaataggacactgggaggagccagaggagcttgatatttttcacagattatctgtctcatattctactgtcaggacataatgacaggtttaacaaataagtaaaaaatacatttttacaaaatttacCTGCTGCAGCTTTAAAAATGTTCCTTAGTGCAATTCTCAAAAAATTCTCAAGTTCTCCAATGTTTTCTTAAGAACatcgtaatttttttttcttgggcataaaattaaataaacctaGATTTACAAGAAATGTATTACTGCCACATTTTAATTGTATCACTTTATTATACTTCTTTAAAGTAGTAACTACATCCCGatcatgtttttgaatgtttttaatttacagtttGAACGCATTTTAATGACATTAACCGTCAAAAGTGAATTTACTAGCAGGAAAACGTAAAATAATTGGATAATTTGACATGGATGacaagaaaagaaataaaaacttcACTAGGCAAGAGCTAGAGGTTATTGTTGAGGAAATTTGCGCAAGGAAGAAAGTACTCCTTGAGAGACTGGACAAAAATATCTCGATGCATAAGCGACGTTCAGGGGAACGGGTAGTGGAGGCTGTTTCGGCTGTTGCCAACTCTGTTAGGGATGCGGATGGAGTGAAAAAGAAATGGGCAGACCTATTAAAAAAAGGAGCAGAAAGATCAAGGGAGCAAAAAATAACAGGTGGTGGATCACCCTCTATTACTCTTGATGCATTTGAAGAGGAGATTTTGTCTTTAATCGGAGATGCAGCTGTGACAGGTGTCAAATCCAGTGTGGATTCAGAAGAAGGTAAGCAGTTATCCCTTCCGCTTAGTAGAGCGAACATTCAgataactgttttttattattcgcATACTAGTAATTTTTAAAAGATGTAGGTTATATGAATGCTCGTTTTAAATGTCCGTTAAAACGTCTGTAGTAATCTCTCATGAATTTTAGAATTATTATGTATCCtttaatacaaatatactttGTATTTACAAAGTTGCATATATTTTGTTTAAGGCCCCGCTGGAGCCTGAGATGAATTTATCACAGATCCTCTTAGATGGCAACCCtccaag contains:
- the LOC113092852 gene encoding gastrula zinc finger protein XlCGF57.1-like isoform X2 → MLMETEGDDQYKNCDFTSEEKTFCCSQAEIKTDFTSQLFETHFNQNEKLKVCKSVNSGEKTRTCQHCGKHLSKTVSLKRHMIIHTGERPYKCIQCGRCFHFKGNLKVHMRVHTGECPFICQLCGNRFPLKGTLKKHMRIHTGEKPYTCSQCGKSFAHKESLNRHSRTHTGEKPYACSQCGTMFAQKLTLRRHMRIHNGEKPHKCLQCGKSFAQIGNLKVHMSVHTGEKPFTCQQCGKSFCFKGNLTSHMIIHSGESIFTCQQCGMCFTRKGSFNRHIVIHAKEKHFTCQQCGKSFDQHGNFIAHMSVHSKEKSHMCTQCGKTYSQKGPLNYHMRIHSVETAYICPQCGKRFSHKRHFKDHISIHTGEKPFTCQQCGKSFNRKGSLTRHMRVHTGEKPFTCGHCGKSYRSKRPLKCHMRIHL
- the LOC113092852 gene encoding gastrula zinc finger protein XlCGF57.1-like isoform X1 gives rise to the protein MAFIKEESEDLPIEEAFSVNNEEDIEEQTVLKKESEMLMETEGDDQYKNCDFTSEEKTFCCSQAEIKTDFTSQLFETHFNQNEKLKVCKSVNSGEKTRTCQHCGKHLSKTVSLKRHMIIHTGERPYKCIQCGRCFHFKGNLKVHMRVHTGECPFICQLCGNRFPLKGTLKKHMRIHTGEKPYTCSQCGKSFAHKESLNRHSRTHTGEKPYACSQCGTMFAQKLTLRRHMRIHNGEKPHKCLQCGKSFAQIGNLKVHMSVHTGEKPFTCQQCGKSFCFKGNLTSHMIIHSGESIFTCQQCGMCFTRKGSFNRHIVIHAKEKHFTCQQCGKSFDQHGNFIAHMSVHSKEKSHMCTQCGKTYSQKGPLNYHMRIHSVETAYICPQCGKRFSHKRHFKDHISIHTGEKPFTCQQCGKSFNRKGSLTRHMRVHTGEKPFTCGHCGKSYRSKRPLKCHMRIHL